The Crocinitomicaceae bacterium genome includes a region encoding these proteins:
- the moaA gene encoding GTP 3',8-cyclase MoaA yields the protein MQNQTKHITTITTITDQFGRVHDYLRISLTERCNLRCFYCMPEEGIPLREKSEFMSAEETVAIATRFVQMGVKKIRLTGGEPLIKKNFRSILADLSKLPIELAITTNGILVDEYIDDFKAAGLKNVNVSLDSLQREKFEKISRRNYYDRIMSNIQLLVREGFNTKINAVVMRGVNDDEIVDFIKWTKDFPVQVRFIEFMPFDGNNWNWEKKVSLREILDAVRTEFGIEELEALPAKNHDTTKNFRIKNFAGSFGVISSVTNPFCDSCNRIRLTADGRIKNCLFSQTETDLLSALRSNQDITPMIVDAILNKKKERGGIDSFQNPESIQKLSANRTMTSIGG from the coding sequence ATGCAGAACCAGACGAAACACATCACCACGATCACCACGATCACTGATCAATTCGGTCGTGTGCATGATTATTTGAGAATATCGCTCACTGAGCGGTGTAATCTCCGTTGTTTCTATTGTATGCCTGAAGAAGGCATTCCGCTGCGTGAAAAAAGTGAATTCATGTCAGCTGAAGAAACGGTTGCCATTGCCACACGCTTTGTTCAAATGGGAGTGAAAAAAATCAGACTCACAGGTGGAGAACCATTAATAAAAAAGAATTTCAGATCTATTCTTGCTGATCTTTCTAAACTGCCCATTGAATTAGCTATAACAACTAACGGAATATTGGTTGATGAATACATAGATGATTTCAAAGCCGCCGGATTAAAAAATGTGAACGTCAGTTTGGATTCTTTGCAACGCGAAAAATTTGAAAAAATATCCCGCAGAAATTATTATGACCGCATCATGTCAAATATTCAATTGCTGGTGAGAGAAGGATTCAATACAAAAATCAATGCCGTGGTGATGCGCGGTGTGAATGATGATGAAATTGTTGACTTTATTAAATGGACCAAAGATTTTCCCGTTCAGGTTAGATTTATTGAGTTTATGCCATTTGACGGCAACAATTGGAACTGGGAAAAAAAGGTATCTCTGCGTGAAATTTTAGATGCCGTGCGCACTGAATTTGGTATAGAAGAACTTGAAGCCTTACCCGCAAAAAATCATGATACCACAAAAAATTTCCGCATTAAAAATTTTGCCGGCTCATTTGGAGTTATCAGCAGTGTAACAAATCCTTTTTGTGATTCATGCAACCGCATCAGATTGACGGCAGATGGAAGAATAAAAAATTGTCTTTTCTCACAAACGGAAACTGATCTTTTAAGTGCATTGCGTTCCAATCAAGACATTACGCCAATGATTGTTGATGCTATCCTGAATAAAAAGAAAGAAAGAGGAGGAATTGATTCTTTTCAAAATCCTGAGAGCATTCAAAAACTTTCAGCTAACCGCACAATGACTAGCATTGGAGGTTAA
- a CDS encoding hemerythrin domain-containing protein: MKIIDKDGKRIDGKATEKEIKKKLNEEDPIIRNAVKDENMEEFSPMDPPDAYNLERVRVKGVDMNNLNPVINVFIDEHKELLQILNEFDAALNHFKESKYILSNETNVVFNKFFNYFDSHILPHNKKEERYLFPELNERMIKDGEHGIDNITAVDLMEDDHVKFIQLGSLIFNFLGLAARLPDGHSRYLVLDIAFHNGKELVELLKLHVFREDNTVLPMAQKLFTTEELNAIHEKMKHAEPDETHHHDHHDH; the protein is encoded by the coding sequence ATGAAAATTATTGATAAAGACGGCAAACGCATTGACGGCAAAGCCACTGAGAAAGAAATTAAGAAAAAACTTAATGAAGAAGATCCAATCATACGCAACGCTGTGAAGGATGAAAACATGGAAGAATTTTCTCCAATGGATCCACCTGATGCATATAATTTGGAAAGAGTAAGAGTTAAAGGAGTTGACATGAATAACCTCAACCCTGTTATCAACGTGTTTATTGATGAGCATAAAGAATTACTTCAAATATTAAACGAATTTGATGCTGCACTCAACCATTTCAAAGAATCTAAATACATTCTTAGCAATGAAACTAACGTGGTGTTTAATAAATTCTTCAATTATTTTGACAGCCATATTTTACCTCACAATAAAAAAGAAGAGCGCTATTTGTTCCCTGAACTAAATGAGCGTATGATTAAAGATGGTGAACATGGAATAGACAATATCACCGCAGTAGATTTGATGGAAGATGACCACGTGAAATTTATACAATTGGGCTCGCTCATTTTTAATTTCCTTGGTTTAGCCGCACGACTACCGGATGGGCACTCACGTTACTTGGTGCTTGACATTGCATTCCACAACGGAAAAGAATTGGTTGAGCTACTTAAATTACATGTGTTCAGAGAAGACAACACGGTATTGCCAATGGCTCAAAAATTATTTACTACAGAAGAACTGAATGCCATTCACGAAAAAATGAAACATGCAGAACCAGACGAAACACATCACCACGATCACCACGATCACTGA
- a CDS encoding alginate export family protein yields MKTKIRIAAMVAGLTLSASGAFGQFKISGEVRPRFEYRHGFQTLSDSAMDAGAFVDQRTRINFDYKAERVEFKVALQDVRVWGSQSQLVTNEDYGVSVHEAWGLARLNDHWALKFGRQELVYDDHRILGNVEWAQQARSHDALLIQFKNEKLKFDFGGAYNQDAQQNNTTNYTVAKSYKSMIYGWANYKVNDAFNFSVLALGVGQQVNFTNTLGQADRHDNYSLTAGVRPVFKKGKISLSSNLYYQMGSTNGWPAKSISGYLANLDFAYQIKDPIKAFVGFEMISGNSQTDTTTSYKNVQHAFNPYFGTNHKFNGFMDYFYVGNHIGSVGLNDAYFGVEFKKEKYSFELAGHIFMAQSNVLDKNDVDTLGNYNYTAMSPYLGTEIDFTGNVQLTPGVRCAFGYSHMLGTETMVALKGGDLDAISNWAYVSIIFKPVLFEQKP; encoded by the coding sequence ATGAAAACAAAAATCAGAATAGCTGCCATGGTTGCCGGGCTGACCTTGTCTGCATCAGGAGCATTTGGTCAATTTAAAATCTCTGGAGAAGTAAGACCACGCTTTGAATACAGACATGGATTCCAAACACTGTCAGATTCAGCAATGGATGCCGGGGCATTTGTTGACCAACGTACACGAATCAACTTTGATTACAAAGCTGAAAGAGTTGAATTCAAAGTTGCATTACAAGATGTGCGCGTTTGGGGTAGCCAAAGTCAATTAGTTACCAATGAAGACTACGGAGTGTCAGTTCATGAAGCATGGGGCTTAGCCCGTTTAAATGATCATTGGGCATTAAAATTTGGGCGTCAAGAATTAGTCTATGATGATCACCGTATTTTAGGGAATGTTGAATGGGCTCAACAAGCACGTAGTCATGACGCTTTGTTGATTCAGTTTAAAAATGAAAAATTAAAATTTGATTTTGGTGGTGCCTACAATCAAGATGCACAACAAAATAATACAACTAACTATACAGTTGCAAAAAGTTATAAATCTATGATTTATGGTTGGGCAAATTATAAAGTGAACGATGCATTTAATTTCAGCGTATTGGCGTTAGGTGTTGGACAGCAAGTGAACTTTACCAATACCCTTGGTCAAGCTGATCGCCATGACAACTATTCTTTGACAGCAGGGGTACGTCCGGTATTTAAAAAAGGTAAAATCAGTTTGAGTTCTAACCTTTATTATCAAATGGGAAGTACCAATGGTTGGCCGGCAAAATCTATAAGCGGTTACTTGGCTAATCTTGATTTCGCTTATCAAATCAAAGATCCGATTAAAGCTTTTGTTGGATTTGAAATGATTTCAGGAAACAGCCAAACTGATACAACCACGTCATATAAAAATGTACAACACGCTTTCAATCCTTATTTCGGAACCAATCACAAATTCAACGGTTTCATGGATTATTTTTATGTAGGTAACCACATTGGTTCTGTTGGTTTGAATGATGCATATTTTGGAGTTGAATTCAAAAAAGAGAAATATAGCTTTGAGTTAGCCGGTCACATCTTCATGGCGCAGTCAAATGTATTAGACAAAAATGATGTTGATACCTTGGGTAATTACAATTACACAGCTATGAGTCCATATTTGGGAACTGAAATAGACTTTACAGGAAATGTACAATTAACACCTGGCGTGCGTTGTGCTTTTGGTTACTCACATATGTTGGGAACTGAAACTATGGTAGCCTTAAAAGGAGGTGATTTAGATGCAATTTCAAATTGGGCTTATGTTTCAATAATCTTCAAACCAGTACTTTTTGAACAAAAACCTTAG
- the nrdD gene encoding anaerobic ribonucleoside-triphosphate reductase yields MIRLTPNQIQDKINFINNYIKAENAATGSTMDANANVSSKNIATMEAELNKDINVQVNRTLVYNKITELFGPELGDEYLRQIEDHEIYVHDETSLKPYCASISMYPFLLDGLTKLGGESKAPEHLESFCGSFVNLVFAVSSQFAGALATVEFLLYFDHFARKDYGADYINTHGKQIKNHLQHVVYAVNQPAAARGYQSVFWNISIYDQYYFDSMFGNFVFPDMTKPEWESVRGLQEFFMNWFNQERTKAVLTFPVVTAAMLVAEGKPKDKQFSLFCAKELSEGNAFFVYQSESADSLASCCRLRNEIADNTFSYSLGAGGVSTGSINVITLNMNRLVQDKRDLKKEVEKIQKYQVAFRKLVGEYEAANMLPVYSAGLISLDKQFLTIGINGMVEAAESLGIEASNNDEYKHFVSSQLKVIYDSNKEAKQKFGYMFNTEFVPAENLGVKNASWDRKDGYKVTRDCYNSYFYVVEDDNTNMLDKFVLHGKEIIQYLDGGSALHMNLESYGTQEQFQKLLEIAARTGCNYFCFNIKITICNSCNHIDKETKQRCTKCNSKDVDYATRVIGYLKRVTNFSAARQKEHDLRHYHLDQQKQNEGTTLRREQILQAANKTNVTINE; encoded by the coding sequence ATGATACGATTAACACCTAACCAGATTCAAGACAAAATTAATTTCATCAACAACTATATCAAAGCTGAAAACGCTGCGACCGGTTCTACCATGGATGCAAATGCCAACGTGTCTTCCAAAAATATTGCAACGATGGAAGCTGAGTTGAATAAAGACATTAACGTGCAAGTTAACCGCACCTTGGTTTACAATAAAATTACTGAACTTTTTGGCCCTGAACTGGGTGATGAATACCTCCGTCAGATTGAAGATCATGAAATTTATGTTCATGATGAAACATCACTCAAACCATATTGTGCATCTATCAGTATGTATCCTTTTTTGCTTGATGGTTTAACAAAACTTGGTGGTGAAAGCAAAGCACCTGAACATCTTGAAAGCTTTTGCGGTTCTTTTGTAAACCTTGTTTTTGCTGTGAGTTCTCAGTTTGCTGGTGCACTTGCAACGGTTGAATTTCTCTTATACTTTGATCATTTTGCACGCAAAGATTACGGAGCAGATTATATTAACACACACGGCAAACAGATTAAAAATCACTTGCAACACGTAGTGTACGCCGTGAATCAACCTGCGGCTGCCCGAGGTTATCAATCTGTTTTCTGGAATATCTCTATTTACGACCAATACTATTTTGATAGCATGTTTGGAAATTTTGTTTTCCCTGACATGACTAAACCAGAATGGGAAAGTGTGCGTGGGTTGCAAGAGTTTTTCATGAACTGGTTCAATCAAGAACGTACAAAAGCTGTACTTACTTTTCCGGTTGTTACGGCAGCCATGTTGGTAGCAGAAGGAAAACCAAAAGACAAACAATTCTCATTGTTCTGCGCCAAAGAACTCAGTGAAGGAAATGCGTTTTTTGTTTATCAGTCTGAAAGTGCAGACAGTTTAGCGTCATGCTGTCGTTTGAGAAATGAAATTGCCGACAATACATTCAGCTATAGTTTAGGTGCAGGTGGAGTTTCTACCGGATCAATCAATGTGATTACTCTCAACATGAATCGTCTGGTGCAAGATAAACGCGACCTTAAAAAAGAAGTTGAAAAAATTCAGAAATACCAGGTGGCCTTCAGAAAACTGGTGGGTGAATATGAAGCTGCCAATATGTTACCTGTTTACTCAGCAGGATTAATTTCGCTGGACAAACAGTTCCTTACCATTGGTATTAATGGAATGGTTGAAGCTGCGGAAAGTCTTGGAATTGAAGCCTCAAACAACGATGAGTACAAACACTTTGTGTCTTCTCAATTAAAAGTAATTTACGACAGTAACAAAGAAGCTAAACAAAAATTTGGTTACATGTTCAATACTGAATTTGTGCCGGCTGAAAACCTAGGTGTAAAAAATGCATCCTGGGATCGCAAAGATGGATACAAAGTGACACGTGATTGTTACAACTCCTATTTCTATGTAGTAGAAGATGATAATACAAACATGCTGGATAAATTTGTTCTACACGGTAAAGAAATTATTCAATATCTTGATGGAGGTTCTGCACTACACATGAATCTTGAATCATACGGTACACAAGAACAGTTTCAGAAATTACTTGAAATTGCTGCACGCACCGGATGTAATTATTTCTGCTTCAACATTAAAATTACGATCTGTAATTCATGTAACCACATTGATAAAGAAACAAAACAACGTTGCACAAAATGTAATTCAAAAGATGTGGACTATGCAACCCGTGTAATCGGATACCTGAAACGCGTAACTAATTTCAGTGCTGCACGACAAAAAGAGCATGACCTCAGACATTACCATTTGGATCAGCAAAAACAAAACGAAGGAACCACTTTGCGCCGTGAACAAATTCTGCAGGCTGCAAATAAAACCAACGTTACCATAAACGAATAA
- the nrdG gene encoding anaerobic ribonucleoside-triphosphate reductase activating protein, which yields MRYYKADIVLTEVPDEISLCFSICGCTLRCEGCHSPFLWKESAGNFLDRETYLQKLDTYDGMITCILFMGGEWHEDLLSEYLMLARERGLKTCLYTGLDDVPARIKKHLTYLKTGPWIEESGGLNNPFTNQRFIETETGKKLNHLFYKGTYDTINT from the coding sequence GTGCGTTACTACAAAGCAGATATCGTGTTAACAGAAGTGCCTGATGAAATCAGCCTATGCTTCTCTATATGTGGATGTACCCTGCGCTGTGAAGGATGTCACTCACCTTTTTTGTGGAAAGAATCTGCCGGAAATTTTTTAGACAGAGAAACCTATCTGCAAAAATTAGACACCTATGACGGAATGATCACCTGCATTTTGTTTATGGGTGGTGAATGGCACGAGGATTTGCTTTCAGAATATCTGATGCTTGCACGTGAACGCGGTTTAAAAACTTGTTTGTACACCGGTCTTGATGATGTGCCGGCACGAATTAAAAAACATCTCACCTACCTGAAAACCGGTCCTTGGATAGAAGAATCAGGCGGCTTGAATAACCCGTTCACAAACCAACGGTTTATTGAAACTGAGACCGGAAAAAAACTAAATCATTTATTTTATAAAGGCACCTATGATACGATTAACACCTAA
- a CDS encoding T9SS type A sorting domain-containing protein, producing the protein MKKSIALFSVVIFLSAFSLAQNCDDEPVILFTQNTYTICPGETAFPIAFVSGSVGNVSYNWFPFSGADNNIEVTTDTTVWCYLEITDECFTVLDSCLIEVDEILPSSINITDATNCPSVSGANGLIQILPDSPLWTYSLSGADYSAGPSGINSFSNLSGGIYYFVHIENTNGCVLDTAVFVGLNTNNVTADFIFTSVDTLTCFSDSTSGAEFINTNGGITPPYDVYWYNADGIYEQEIINAGQGDAVSGLSGGNWVVAVVDQEGCAWSQNFVVVEPDPIKLNFTVTNPNCYGFSDGAVILNSWPGASNPISVIMTNASGAQINLPIITEIHMLAQGWYFIQLTDNNGCIGYDSAYVDDPDIIDITYSTQNLNCWDDGDGYIVIDTVAGYFGLYGGIGYYWNPDPNNINGIGANENLNINGGDYTLTINDMNGCSRTFDIALFPGEFYFTSVGSTPYSPGGNASVFCNVSGGTAPYDYTWTYLGDMANFTGDSVDVSTTGLYLITAEDAHGCIITDTVYVGQVGFDSESNVTKVDVFADAFQTGVITVNNDEQEIISLMLYNMHGKLIYQGQIETGTQKIYLNIPAGVYFYEVNSSHGLIKGKLGMN; encoded by the coding sequence ATGAAAAAAAGCATTGCGCTATTCTCCGTTGTAATTTTTCTTTCTGCATTTTCTTTGGCACAAAACTGCGATGATGAACCTGTAATTTTATTCACTCAAAACACCTACACGATATGCCCGGGTGAAACTGCATTTCCTATTGCGTTTGTATCTGGTTCTGTTGGAAACGTATCATACAATTGGTTCCCTTTTTCTGGTGCTGATAATAACATTGAAGTGACTACGGATACAACAGTCTGGTGTTATCTTGAAATAACAGATGAATGTTTCACGGTTCTTGATTCATGTTTGATTGAAGTAGATGAAATCTTACCATCTTCAATTAACATTACCGATGCAACAAATTGTCCATCTGTATCAGGGGCAAATGGATTGATTCAAATTTTACCTGATTCCCCGCTTTGGACTTATTCATTATCCGGAGCTGATTATTCTGCAGGTCCATCCGGTATAAATTCATTCTCAAACTTAAGCGGAGGTATTTATTATTTTGTTCACATAGAAAATACGAATGGTTGTGTGCTAGATACTGCAGTGTTTGTCGGACTGAATACAAACAACGTTACAGCAGATTTTATATTTACTTCAGTAGATACATTGACTTGTTTTAGTGATTCAACTTCAGGGGCAGAATTTATAAATACCAACGGAGGCATCACTCCACCTTATGACGTATACTGGTATAATGCAGATGGTATTTATGAGCAAGAAATAATTAATGCAGGACAAGGAGATGCCGTTTCAGGATTAAGCGGCGGCAATTGGGTTGTAGCTGTTGTAGATCAGGAAGGTTGTGCATGGTCACAAAATTTTGTCGTGGTGGAGCCTGATCCTATCAAGTTAAATTTCACGGTAACAAATCCCAACTGTTACGGATTTAGTGATGGTGCAGTAATTTTAAATTCATGGCCAGGTGCAAGTAATCCAATCAGCGTGATTATGACCAACGCATCTGGAGCACAGATAAATCTTCCAATTATTACTGAAATTCATATGCTTGCTCAAGGTTGGTACTTTATTCAATTAACCGATAATAACGGATGCATTGGATACGACTCAGCTTATGTTGACGATCCGGACATCATTGATATCACCTACTCAACCCAAAACCTTAACTGTTGGGATGATGGTGATGGATACATTGTGATTGACACAGTAGCAGGATATTTTGGACTTTATGGGGGTATTGGCTATTACTGGAATCCTGACCCGAACAATATTAATGGTATTGGTGCAAACGAAAATTTAAATATTAATGGCGGAGATTACACGCTTACGATAAATGATATGAATGGCTGTTCACGTACATTTGACATTGCACTTTTTCCGGGTGAATTTTATTTTACGTCGGTAGGAAGTACACCTTATTCGCCGGGTGGTAACGCAAGTGTTTTCTGCAATGTATCCGGCGGAACTGCACCGTACGATTACACATGGACTTATCTTGGAGACATGGCAAATTTCACGGGTGATTCTGTTGATGTATCAACCACCGGATTGTATCTCATTACCGCAGAAGATGCTCATGGGTGTATTATCACTGATACCGTTTATGTTGGTCAAGTTGGATTTGATTCAGAAAGTAACGTAACTAAAGTGGATGTTTTTGCAGATGCGTTTCAAACAGGGGTAATCACGGTAAATAATGATGAGCAAGAAATAATTTCACTTATGCTCTATAATATGCATGGCAAATTAATTTACCAAGGTCAAATTGAAACCGGAACACAGAAAATTTATTTGAACATTCCGGCAGGCGTCTATTTTTATGAAGTTAACTCATCACACGGTTTGATTAAAGGGAAACTTGGGATGAATTGA
- a CDS encoding NAD(P)H-dependent glycerol-3-phosphate dehydrogenase translates to MTTPEKKIAVIGGGSWATAIMKMLTSQQQPVYWWMHNESSAAHILKYRHNPKYLQSVEFDVDRINISTDLREVIFPADYIIIATPSAFLYNTLKDLPKELFKDKIIFSAVKGIIPELNKIPGQFYHEHLGVPYEKIGIICGPCHAEEVALERLSYLTIACQDERHAKYMASRLETRFIKTTLSDDIFGTEFSAVLKNVYAIAAGICSGLGYGDNFISVLIANAIQEIENFIDEVSPIHRDVKSSAYLGDLLVTAYSKFSRNRTFGMMVGKGYSVKIAQMEMDMIAEGYYATKCVVEINKEYSVEMPILEAVNNIIYEKISPVIEIRLLSDKLS, encoded by the coding sequence ATGACCACACCGGAAAAGAAAATAGCAGTCATAGGAGGCGGAAGCTGGGCAACGGCCATTATGAAAATGCTTACATCACAGCAACAACCTGTGTATTGGTGGATGCATAATGAAAGTTCGGCAGCGCATATCCTAAAATACCGACACAATCCTAAATATTTGCAATCAGTAGAATTTGATGTTGATCGTATCAATATCTCAACTGACTTGCGTGAAGTAATTTTTCCGGCTGATTATATTATCATTGCCACGCCATCTGCTTTTCTTTACAATACACTGAAAGATTTGCCTAAAGAATTATTCAAAGACAAAATCATTTTTTCTGCAGTAAAAGGTATCATTCCTGAACTGAATAAAATTCCCGGACAATTTTATCATGAGCATCTTGGCGTGCCGTATGAAAAAATTGGAATCATCTGTGGACCATGTCATGCTGAAGAAGTTGCTTTAGAAAGATTATCCTATCTAACTATTGCCTGTCAAGATGAACGCCACGCAAAATACATGGCAAGCCGTCTTGAAACGCGGTTTATCAAAACCACTTTGTCTGACGATATTTTTGGAACCGAATTTTCAGCCGTATTGAAAAATGTCTATGCCATTGCTGCCGGTATTTGTTCGGGGCTTGGCTATGGTGACAATTTTATCTCAGTTCTCATTGCAAACGCCATTCAGGAAATTGAAAATTTCATTGATGAAGTCAGTCCAATTCACCGTGACGTAAAATCATCTGCCTATTTGGGTGACTTGCTGGTAACCGCCTATTCCAAGTTTTCTCGCAATCGTACTTTTGGTATGATGGTGGGCAAAGGTTACTCTGTAAAAATTGCACAAATGGAAATGGATATGATTGCTGAAGGATATTATGCAACAAAATGTGTAGTTGAAATCAACAAAGAATATTCTGTTGAAATGCCCATTCTTGAGGCAGTAAATAATATCATCTACGAAAAAATTTCTCCTGTTATTGAAATCCGTTTGTTGAGTGATAAGCTTTCTTGA
- a CDS encoding TonB-dependent receptor: MKFLTSLCLIFFTSVFAQNITQTVRGTVIDKQTMQPVIGAKVIVVDSDPLIGSVTDLDGGFRLQNVPLGRQTIRISFVGYETVTLSNLDISGKEIVLQIEMIESVNSLSEVEVTAEKEGETINKMANVSIRSFSVEESNRFAGAHNDVARMAQNYAGVQGTNDSRNDIVIRGNSPSGVLFRMEGIDIPNPNHFARFGTTGGPISMLNNNVLSNSDFLTGAFPAEYGNANAGVFDLKMRTGNNEQHEFMFQFGFNGAELMAEGPFSDSSKASYLFSYRYSTLFIFQYLGINIGTTAAPDYQDLSFKLNFPSKNGTTSIFGIGGISVVSLKAEDAADSSDLFALDYSNTYYKSNVGAFGITHKQRIGNSSFLNISAGLQTSLNFILNDTVDLNYENPFRTFVSNSTISKQTSDIYYNKKISSQHTFKIGLHNDIYFLNLNDSIYRTNDSTYEVLRSHKGELFLIQPYAQYQIRPSQRITMNIGVHAQILTLNNEAIIEPRAGLSWNLSENDRLSFGYGLHSQMQPIEMYFRQIEENGEMINPNKDVKFSKSHHIVIGYQRSFPFGIQAKLETYYQHLYDVPVDSDSSQFSILNFGADFNTALPLNMVNSGKGRNYGIELTLEKFLDKGIYFLITTSIYQSKYTPSDGKEYNTAFNGNFTFNALAGYELRFKPGKKKQCSLTFDVKYTLNGGKRYTEILLAESQLLNTEIRDVQHTNEMRYPNYTRGDLRIAFKMVGKKVTQEWAADFQNITNYRNIFWTQYNVNTMQIETTYQTGFLPIGQYRIYF; encoded by the coding sequence ATGAAATTTCTCACCTCATTGTGCCTGATTTTTTTTACTTCTGTCTTTGCTCAAAACATAACTCAAACTGTGCGCGGAACGGTGATTGACAAACAAACTATGCAACCGGTAATTGGCGCTAAGGTCATCGTTGTTGACTCTGACCCGCTGATTGGAAGCGTGACAGACCTTGACGGTGGCTTCAGATTACAAAATGTGCCATTAGGCAGACAAACGATCAGAATAAGTTTTGTTGGTTATGAAACCGTAACGCTAAGTAATTTGGATATATCAGGAAAAGAAATTGTCTTGCAAATTGAAATGATAGAGTCAGTAAATTCATTGAGTGAAGTTGAAGTAACAGCTGAGAAAGAAGGGGAGACTATTAATAAAATGGCCAATGTAAGTATTCGCTCTTTTAGTGTTGAAGAATCTAATCGGTTTGCCGGTGCGCATAATGATGTAGCACGTATGGCGCAAAACTACGCCGGTGTGCAAGGAACTAATGACTCACGAAATGATATTGTGATTCGCGGAAACTCACCTTCAGGTGTGCTTTTTAGAATGGAGGGTATTGATATTCCAAACCCCAATCACTTTGCACGCTTTGGTACAACCGGAGGTCCAATTAGTATGCTGAATAATAATGTGCTTTCAAATTCTGATTTTCTTACAGGGGCGTTTCCGGCTGAATATGGAAATGCTAACGCAGGTGTATTTGATTTGAAAATGAGAACAGGAAATAATGAGCAGCATGAATTTATGTTTCAATTTGGATTTAATGGTGCTGAACTCATGGCGGAAGGTCCTTTCTCTGACAGTAGCAAAGCATCTTATCTTTTCAGCTACCGATACTCAACACTTTTTATTTTTCAATACTTGGGAATAAATATTGGTACAACAGCTGCGCCCGATTATCAAGATTTGAGTTTTAAATTAAATTTTCCTTCAAAAAATGGAACAACAAGTATTTTTGGAATTGGCGGCATCAGCGTTGTGAGTCTTAAAGCTGAAGATGCTGCTGATAGTTCTGATTTATTTGCGCTTGATTACAGCAATACCTATTATAAATCAAACGTGGGTGCATTTGGTATCACACATAAACAACGCATTGGAAATTCCTCTTTTCTAAATATCTCTGCGGGCTTGCAAACAAGTTTGAATTTTATTTTAAATGATACTGTTGATTTGAATTACGAAAACCCGTTTCGCACGTTTGTTAGTAATTCTACCATTTCAAAACAAACCAGTGATATCTATTACAACAAAAAAATATCGTCACAACATACATTCAAAATTGGTTTGCATAATGATATTTATTTTCTGAATCTGAATGATTCAATTTACCGAACAAATGATAGTACCTATGAAGTTTTGCGTTCACATAAAGGAGAATTATTTTTAATTCAACCCTACGCTCAATATCAAATCAGACCCTCCCAGCGAATTACGATGAATATTGGTGTTCACGCACAAATTCTCACCTTGAATAATGAGGCAATCATTGAACCTCGTGCAGGTTTGTCATGGAATCTTTCAGAAAATGACCGACTGAGTTTTGGATATGGTTTGCACAGTCAAATGCAACCCATTGAAATGTACTTCAGACAAATTGAAGAAAATGGCGAAATGATAAACCCGAACAAGGATGTCAAATTTTCCAAAAGTCATCATATTGTAATAGGATATCAACGGAGTTTTCCGTTTGGGATTCAGGCAAAACTTGAAACCTATTATCAGCACTTGTATGATGTACCTGTGGACAGTGATTCATCTCAATTTTCAATTTTAAATTTTGGTGCAGATTTTAATACTGCACTTCCGCTCAATATGGTGAATAGCGGAAAAGGAAGAAATTACGGAATAGAATTAACCCTTGAAAAATTTCTGGATAAAGGGATTTATTTTCTAATTACCACATCGATTTATCAATCAAAATATACTCCTAGTGATGGTAAAGAATATAATACCGCATTCAACGGCAATTTTACTTTTAATGCCTTAGCCGGTTATGAATTGCGTTTTAAACCGGGAAAGAAAAAGCAATGTTCATTAACTTTTGATGTGAAATATACCTTGAATGGCGGCAAACGATACACTGAAATTTTGCTTGCAGAAAGTCAGTTACTCAATACTGAAATTCGTGATGTGCAACACACCAATGAAATGCGATACCCGAATTATACTCGCGGCGATTTGCGCATTGCATTTAAAATGGTAGGTAAAAAAGTTACGCAAGAGTGGGCGGCTGATTTTCAAAATATCACCAACTACAGAAATATTTTCTGGACACAGTATAACGTGAATACCATGCAAATTGAAACTACATATCAAACAGGATTTTTACCTATTGGACAATATCGGATTTATTTTTAG